Proteins from a single region of Nakamurella deserti:
- a CDS encoding O-methyltransferase: MTSSRSYAEFYVPESDAVLAARSRAAELGCVPVGSGAGALLRFLAASIGARSVVEIGTGAGVSGLHLLAGMPTGILTSIDVEAENQRAARLAFAEASIPPSRIRLINGRGLDVLPRLTDGAYDLVHIDGAKEEYPQYLTEALRLLRPGGVVAIDNALWHDKVADPTQRDAETVAVREAGRMLRDDENVVPVLVPLGDGMLAAVKLA; this comes from the coding sequence GTGACCTCGAGCCGGTCGTATGCGGAGTTCTACGTCCCCGAGAGCGACGCGGTTCTCGCGGCCCGTTCGCGCGCCGCCGAATTGGGCTGTGTGCCCGTCGGCTCCGGCGCCGGGGCCCTGCTGCGGTTCCTCGCCGCGAGCATCGGGGCCCGTTCGGTGGTCGAGATCGGTACCGGCGCCGGGGTGTCCGGGCTGCACCTGCTCGCCGGCATGCCGACCGGCATCCTCACCTCCATCGACGTGGAGGCGGAGAACCAGCGCGCCGCCAGGCTGGCCTTCGCCGAGGCGTCGATCCCGCCGTCGCGGATCCGGCTCATCAACGGCCGTGGCCTGGACGTCCTCCCCCGGCTGACCGACGGCGCCTACGACCTGGTGCACATCGACGGCGCCAAGGAGGAGTACCCGCAGTACCTCACCGAAGCGCTGCGGCTGCTCCGCCCCGGCGGGGTCGTGGCCATCGACAACGCGCTGTGGCACGACAAGGTCGCCGACCCCACCCAGCGCGACGCCGAAACCGTCGCCGTCCGCGAGGCCGGCCGGATGCTCCGGGACGACGAGAACGTCGTCCCGGTTCTCGTCCCGCTCGGTGACGGCATGCTCGCCGCGGTGAAGCTGGCCTGA
- the sigE gene encoding RNA polymerase sigma factor SigE, with amino-acid sequence MSSLSILPTPAADSGTETSAWVAPAWEDIVRDHGDRVYRLAYRLAGNQYDAEDITQETFIRVFRSLDSFKPGSFEGWLHRITTNVFLDMVRRRQRIRMESLPEETDRIAGREPSPEAAWDAANLDPDLQAALDDLLPEFRAALVLCDVEGLSYEEIGQTLGVKLGTVRSRIHRARQALRTGLENRQVLRLGLAGGVA; translated from the coding sequence GTGAGTTCCCTGTCGATCCTGCCCACACCTGCGGCGGACAGCGGTACCGAGACGAGCGCCTGGGTGGCGCCCGCCTGGGAGGACATCGTGCGCGACCACGGCGACCGGGTGTACCGGTTGGCCTACCGTCTCGCCGGTAACCAGTACGACGCCGAGGACATCACCCAGGAGACGTTCATCCGCGTCTTCCGTTCACTCGATTCGTTCAAGCCCGGCTCGTTCGAGGGCTGGTTGCACCGCATCACCACCAATGTCTTCCTCGACATGGTGCGCCGCCGTCAGCGCATCCGGATGGAGTCGCTGCCGGAGGAGACCGACCGGATCGCCGGTCGGGAGCCGTCCCCGGAAGCAGCCTGGGATGCGGCGAATCTCGACCCCGACCTGCAGGCGGCGCTGGACGACCTGTTGCCGGAGTTCCGCGCGGCACTCGTGCTCTGTGACGTCGAGGGGCTGTCGTACGAGGAGATCGGCCAGACGCTGGGCGTGAAGCTCGGCACCGTACGGTCGCGCATCCACCGTGCGCGACAGGCGCTGCGCACCGGACTGGAGAACAGGCAGGTGTTGCGGCTCGGACTCGCGGGAGGCGTGGCGTGA
- a CDS encoding anti-sigma factor family protein — MTGFFTDHLNLDTVVAYVDGELSLVAFQRAAAHVTSCPQCAAEVDVQASARDFLRSASSPSMPSSLSAALCSIPVALPAAGRAPGIGVDSLTGHPIRVTHVRRDVTRSRRLRLGAGALVVGIAAGAFATASAPVDDAPVGPDGSRPVLPAAHQPGPPTADPLDPNHR; from the coding sequence GTGACCGGATTCTTCACCGACCACCTCAACCTGGACACCGTCGTCGCCTATGTCGACGGCGAACTGTCGCTGGTCGCCTTCCAACGCGCGGCGGCCCACGTGACCAGTTGCCCGCAGTGCGCCGCGGAGGTCGACGTACAGGCCTCCGCGCGCGATTTCCTGCGCTCGGCCTCCAGCCCGTCGATGCCGTCGTCGCTCTCCGCCGCCCTGTGTTCGATCCCGGTCGCCCTGCCCGCCGCGGGCCGGGCGCCGGGGATCGGTGTGGACTCCCTGACCGGCCATCCCATCCGGGTCACCCACGTCCGCCGGGACGTCACCCGCAGTCGCCGGCTGCGTCTCGGTGCCGGCGCCCTCGTCGTCGGCATCGCGGCCGGCGCATTCGCCACCGCCAGCGCGCCCGTCGACGACGCCCCGGTCGGCCCCGACGGGAGCCGCCCGGTGCTGCCGGCCGCCCACCAGCCCGGTCCGCCCACCGCGGACCCGCTCGACCCGAACCACCGGTGA
- a CDS encoding S1C family serine protease: MTDPSPPRAVRDRPVLAPRPLWRPPVDPAARGTFGRPQGVRGAFAGNDRTAAPSLPLAPPTDGVLVEAFGRPPGAPSLQREAAPPAVRALPTPAEDNPWRRTDAVATLGAPALPAEPAAAVELGPAVRYSLREALFQKRLRPGALVLAAVIALVIGAVGATIGTFAASRVPAPGLDPEYTLATAQPAVERAPGSVADVAARVIPSVVSIEIRIGDTGGSGSGIVLDGDGHILTNNHVAAVGTTAGAQLSVVFSDGTRVPATILARDTRSDLAVLKVDVDNLTVAALGDSSTLEVGDAVIAIGSPLGLSGTVTTGIISALDRPVKLAGEGSDTNAVIDALQTDAPINPGNSGGALVDAGGAVIGINSAIRTLGDTASGSIGLGFAIPINYARDIAEQLIRTGAAVHATIGVDARSATDGTTLGAQVQNVRAGSPAEAAGIAEGDVITAVGDRAVGSADELVVAVQSHAVGEVVPVELTRDGRGFSVEVTMAQE; encoded by the coding sequence GTGACCGACCCATCCCCGCCCCGGGCCGTCCGGGACCGGCCGGTGCTCGCACCCCGGCCGTTGTGGCGTCCGCCGGTGGACCCCGCGGCCCGCGGCACGTTCGGACGTCCGCAGGGCGTGCGGGGCGCGTTCGCCGGGAACGACCGGACCGCCGCCCCGTCGTTGCCGCTCGCGCCGCCGACCGACGGGGTTCTCGTCGAGGCCTTCGGCCGCCCACCCGGGGCGCCGTCACTGCAGCGCGAAGCAGCTCCGCCCGCGGTCCGAGCCCTCCCCACGCCGGCGGAGGACAACCCCTGGCGGCGGACCGACGCCGTCGCGACCCTCGGGGCGCCGGCGCTGCCGGCGGAGCCCGCCGCCGCCGTGGAACTGGGCCCGGCGGTCCGCTACAGCCTCCGTGAGGCGCTGTTCCAGAAACGGCTGCGGCCCGGCGCGCTCGTCCTGGCAGCGGTGATCGCCCTGGTGATCGGCGCGGTCGGCGCGACCATCGGGACCTTCGCCGCCTCGCGGGTCCCCGCCCCCGGGCTCGACCCGGAGTACACCCTGGCGACGGCGCAGCCGGCCGTCGAGCGGGCTCCCGGCTCGGTCGCCGACGTCGCAGCGCGGGTCATCCCGTCGGTGGTGTCGATCGAGATCCGGATCGGCGACACCGGCGGGTCCGGGTCGGGCATCGTGCTGGACGGCGACGGGCACATCCTGACCAACAACCATGTCGCCGCGGTCGGGACGACCGCGGGAGCGCAGCTGTCGGTGGTGTTCTCCGACGGAACCCGCGTCCCCGCCACCATCCTGGCCCGGGACACCCGCAGCGACCTGGCCGTGCTGAAGGTCGACGTCGACAACCTCACCGTCGCCGCGCTCGGCGACTCCTCGACCCTGGAGGTCGGGGACGCGGTGATCGCCATCGGTTCGCCGCTGGGTCTGTCGGGCACCGTCACCACCGGCATCATCTCCGCGCTGGACCGTCCCGTGAAGCTCGCCGGGGAGGGCAGTGACACCAACGCCGTCATCGACGCGCTGCAGACCGACGCCCCGATCAACCCGGGCAACTCCGGCGGTGCCCTCGTCGACGCCGGCGGCGCGGTCATCGGCATCAACTCCGCCATCCGCACGCTCGGGGACACCGCGTCCGGATCGATCGGTCTGGGTTTCGCGATCCCCATCAACTACGCCCGTGACATCGCCGAGCAGTTGATCCGCACCGGCGCCGCCGTGCACGCCACCATCGGCGTGGACGCGCGGTCGGCCACCGACGGCACGACGCTCGGCGCCCAGGTCCAGAACGTCCGGGCCGGCTCGCCCGCGGAGGCCGCCGGTATCGCCGAGGGCGACGTCATCACCGCGGTGGGCGACCGGGCGGTCGGCAGCGCCGACGAACTGGTGGTCGCCGTCCAGTCGCACGCCGTGGGGGAGGTCGTGCCGGTGGAGCTCACCCGCGACGGCCGGGGCTTCAGCGTCGAGGTCACCATGGCGCAGGAGTGA
- the tatB gene encoding Sec-independent protein translocase protein TatB has product MFGLSWVEIIIILGVGVFVLGPERIPVAVRWVTTTMTKVRGMAATAQSDLAREIGPELDELRRQVSDLQSMKEFQDLKSLRDINPKRYLQKNILGDQFSGGVTGFLGLNGEGTPAEQANAAAEAAAMDTGTPGVPVPAAATAPAMDLAYPTKRVTRSLAPGELAPFDSDGT; this is encoded by the coding sequence TTGTTCGGCCTCAGCTGGGTTGAGATCATCATCATCCTCGGGGTGGGCGTCTTCGTCCTCGGCCCCGAACGGATCCCGGTGGCGGTCCGCTGGGTCACGACGACGATGACCAAGGTGCGCGGGATGGCGGCGACGGCGCAGTCCGACCTCGCCCGGGAGATCGGCCCCGAGCTCGACGAACTCCGCCGCCAGGTGTCGGACCTGCAGTCGATGAAGGAGTTCCAGGACCTCAAGTCGCTGCGGGACATCAACCCGAAGCGGTACCTGCAGAAGAACATCCTGGGCGACCAGTTCTCCGGCGGCGTCACCGGATTCCTCGGGCTCAACGGTGAGGGCACCCCGGCGGAGCAGGCCAACGCCGCCGCCGAAGCCGCCGCGATGGACACCGGCACCCCGGGGGTCCCGGTGCCGGCGGCCGCGACGGCCCCGGCCATGGATCTGGCCTATCCGACGAAGCGGGTCACCCGCTCGCTCGCACCGGGCGAGCTGGCCCCCTTCGACAGCGACGGCACCTGA
- a CDS encoding 2Fe-2S iron-sulfur cluster-binding protein, which translates to MTAARLDGRGRLDRTAAFDITFDGRPVPAFRGDTVASALLAAGERVVAHSVLLGRPRGVVAAGAEEPSALIQVDEPFPEPMLLATTVEAVPGLSISTLYGQGRLARTTDPAAYDALHHHCDVAVVGAGPAGLAAAVTAGAAGARVLLLDDRPTPGGLLLSDAETSWAATQLERLRAMPTVEVLDRTTVIGYYDDNYLVAVQRRSDHDTAELDPTSARQRIWRIRAAEVVLATGAHERPVVFPGNDVPGVMLAESVREYLLRYGVLVGRDVVLFTAHDDAYRVAVDLLAAGAGVTVVDARPSDRAGELLPAPLPVGALYSGAVVVGTGTDDAGTLSAAVVRTADGSLRTVPCTVLAVSGGWNPAGQLFSQSGGTLAWDDDLAAFVPGRPTQRVTPAGAVRGLRTLAEIVDDGERAGAAAAEAAIGVAAAAEHLETSATVPPLDPPDDGLQTYPEPAALLFSVHDGTRHDSPDPRSLDASFVDLQRDVTVADLSRATGAGLLSVELVKRYTTAGTAHDQGKTSGVLASGVVSTLLGVDVGELGTSKFRPPYTPVGFAALAGRERGALYDPVRTTGAHPWHVAAGALFENVGQWKRPWYHPHPGETMDAAVARECAAARTGVAFMDASTLGKIDVQGPDAGTFLDLLYTNLMSPLKVGSIRYGVMCGVDGMTLDDGTVFRLADDRFLVTTTTGNAAKILDWMEEWLQTEWPHLRVWCTSVTEQWATMALVGPHSRQLLGALAPDLDVDNDAFPFMTWRETTVAGLTARVARVSFSGELAYEINVAWWDTAALWDAVWALGGPVGLTPYGTETMHVLRAEKGYPIIGQDTDGTITPQDLGMDWVVSKKKTDYLGRRSHARAENRRADRKHLIGLLPVDERLKLPEGCQLVEHAELPPPPVRMLGHVTSSYDSVELGRTFALALLRGGRDLIGETVYVVVDGVPQPATVTSPVLVDPDGTRRDGVALPPLDLPATTPPAGIPVSPLAAVAGRFAALSHRPLTRVRLAEAALTTLVDVRVRPGTVAGDAVGAALGVELPTATGGRADAGTDSLLALGPDEYLVTSGPGHGPALVDRLAAAGADAVVDVSAARTMIRVSGPAARRVLAHGCALDLSRLGADGCAQTLLAQCAVILVADGAPGAPDDLVKVLVRSTFAAHLAEWLLLTAQEYAG; encoded by the coding sequence ATGACCGCCGCCCGCCTCGACGGCCGCGGCCGCCTCGACCGCACCGCCGCCTTCGACATCACCTTCGACGGCCGTCCCGTGCCGGCGTTCCGCGGCGACACCGTGGCGTCGGCGCTGCTGGCCGCCGGCGAGCGGGTGGTCGCCCATTCCGTGCTGCTCGGCCGCCCCCGCGGAGTGGTCGCCGCGGGCGCGGAGGAACCGTCCGCGCTGATCCAGGTGGACGAGCCGTTCCCGGAGCCGATGCTGCTCGCCACGACCGTGGAAGCCGTGCCGGGACTGAGCATCTCGACGCTGTACGGGCAGGGCCGGCTGGCCCGGACCACCGACCCGGCGGCCTACGACGCGTTGCACCACCACTGCGACGTCGCGGTGGTCGGCGCCGGCCCCGCCGGCCTGGCCGCCGCGGTCACCGCGGGTGCCGCCGGCGCGCGTGTGCTGCTGCTGGACGACCGGCCGACGCCCGGCGGGCTGCTGCTCTCCGACGCCGAGACCAGCTGGGCGGCGACGCAGCTCGAGCGGTTGCGCGCGATGCCCACCGTCGAGGTCCTCGACCGCACCACGGTCATCGGCTACTACGACGACAACTACCTCGTGGCCGTGCAGCGGCGCTCCGACCACGACACCGCCGAACTCGATCCCACTTCCGCCCGGCAGCGGATCTGGCGGATCCGGGCCGCCGAGGTGGTGCTCGCCACCGGCGCCCACGAGCGCCCCGTGGTCTTCCCGGGCAACGACGTCCCCGGCGTGATGCTGGCCGAATCCGTCCGGGAGTACCTGCTGCGCTACGGGGTTCTCGTCGGCCGCGACGTGGTGCTGTTCACCGCCCACGACGACGCCTACCGGGTCGCCGTCGACCTGCTGGCGGCCGGAGCCGGGGTCACCGTGGTCGACGCCCGGCCCAGCGACCGGGCGGGCGAACTGCTCCCGGCGCCGCTGCCGGTCGGGGCGCTGTACAGCGGCGCCGTGGTGGTCGGCACCGGGACCGACGACGCCGGCACCCTGTCGGCGGCCGTCGTCCGCACCGCCGACGGCAGCCTCCGGACCGTGCCGTGCACGGTGCTGGCCGTGTCCGGGGGCTGGAACCCCGCCGGGCAGCTGTTCTCCCAGTCCGGCGGGACCCTGGCCTGGGACGACGATCTCGCCGCGTTCGTCCCCGGCCGCCCGACCCAGCGGGTCACCCCCGCGGGTGCGGTCCGCGGGCTGCGCACCCTCGCCGAGATCGTCGACGACGGTGAGCGGGCTGGGGCCGCCGCGGCCGAGGCGGCCATCGGGGTCGCCGCGGCTGCCGAGCACCTCGAGACGTCGGCCACCGTCCCGCCGCTGGACCCGCCGGACGACGGCCTCCAGACCTACCCCGAGCCCGCCGCCCTGCTGTTCTCGGTCCACGACGGCACCCGCCATGACTCCCCGGACCCGCGCTCCCTCGATGCCTCGTTCGTCGACCTGCAGCGCGACGTGACCGTGGCCGACCTGTCCCGGGCCACCGGCGCCGGGCTGCTGTCGGTCGAGCTCGTCAAGCGGTACACCACCGCCGGCACCGCCCACGACCAGGGCAAGACCTCCGGAGTGCTGGCCAGCGGCGTGGTCTCGACCCTGCTGGGCGTGGACGTCGGCGAGCTGGGCACCTCGAAGTTCCGGCCGCCCTACACTCCGGTGGGCTTCGCCGCCCTGGCCGGCCGGGAACGCGGCGCGCTCTACGACCCGGTGCGCACCACCGGTGCGCACCCCTGGCACGTCGCCGCCGGTGCGCTGTTCGAGAACGTCGGGCAGTGGAAGCGCCCCTGGTACCACCCGCACCCCGGCGAGACGATGGACGCCGCCGTCGCCCGGGAATGTGCCGCCGCCCGTACCGGTGTCGCGTTCATGGACGCCTCCACGCTGGGCAAGATCGACGTGCAGGGACCGGACGCCGGGACGTTCCTGGACCTGCTGTACACCAACCTGATGTCCCCGCTCAAGGTCGGCAGCATCCGCTACGGCGTGATGTGCGGTGTCGACGGGATGACCCTGGACGACGGCACCGTCTTCCGGCTCGCCGACGACCGGTTCCTGGTCACCACCACCACCGGCAACGCCGCGAAGATCCTGGACTGGATGGAGGAATGGCTGCAGACGGAGTGGCCGCACCTGCGGGTGTGGTGCACCTCGGTGACCGAGCAGTGGGCCACCATGGCGCTGGTCGGGCCACACTCGCGGCAGCTGCTGGGCGCGCTCGCCCCGGACCTCGACGTCGACAACGACGCCTTCCCCTTCATGACGTGGCGCGAGACCACGGTGGCCGGCCTCACGGCGCGGGTCGCCCGCGTGTCGTTCTCCGGTGAGCTGGCCTACGAGATCAATGTCGCCTGGTGGGACACAGCCGCCCTGTGGGACGCCGTCTGGGCCCTCGGCGGACCGGTCGGGCTGACGCCCTACGGTACCGAGACGATGCACGTCCTACGGGCCGAGAAGGGTTATCCCATCATCGGTCAGGACACCGACGGCACCATCACGCCGCAGGACCTCGGCATGGACTGGGTCGTGTCGAAGAAGAAGACCGACTACCTCGGCAGGCGCTCCCACGCCCGCGCGGAGAACCGCCGCGCGGACCGCAAACACCTGATCGGGCTGCTGCCGGTCGACGAGCGGCTGAAGCTGCCCGAGGGCTGCCAGCTCGTCGAGCACGCCGAACTGCCGCCGCCACCGGTGCGGATGCTCGGCCACGTGACGTCGTCCTACGACTCGGTGGAGCTCGGCCGCACCTTCGCGCTGGCCCTGCTCCGGGGCGGCCGGGACCTGATCGGCGAGACCGTGTACGTCGTCGTCGACGGGGTGCCGCAGCCGGCCACCGTCACGTCACCGGTGCTGGTCGACCCGGACGGCACCCGCCGCGACGGGGTCGCGTTGCCCCCGCTGGACCTCCCGGCGACGACACCCCCCGCCGGGATACCGGTCTCACCGCTGGCGGCGGTGGCCGGGCGGTTCGCGGCGCTCTCGCACCGGCCGCTCACCCGGGTGCGCCTGGCCGAGGCGGCGTTGACCACCCTGGTCGACGTCCGGGTGCGACCGGGGACGGTGGCCGGGGACGCCGTGGGCGCCGCGCTCGGCGTGGAACTGCCGACCGCCACCGGGGGCCGGGCGGACGCCGGCACCGACAGCTTGCTCGCGCTCGGTCCGGACGAGTACCTGGTCACCAGCGGGCCCGGCCACGGACCGGCCCTGGTCGACCGGCTGGCCGCAGCGGGCGCCGACGCCGTCGTGGACGTCTCGGCGGCGCGGACGATGATCCGGGTGAGTGGACCGGCGGCCCGGCGGGTGCTGGCACACGGTTGCGCCTTGGACCTCTCGCGGCTCGGGGCGGACGGCTGCGCGCAGACGCTGCTGGCGCAGTGCGCGGTGATCCTCGTGGCCGACGGCGCCCCGGGAGCACCCGACGACCTGGTCAAGGTCCTGGTGCGGTCGACGTTCGCGGCGCATCTGGCCGAGTGGCTGCTGCTCACCGCGCAGGAGTACGCGGGCTGA
- a CDS encoding sarcosine oxidase subunit delta: MMLIPCPECGPRDENEFSYGGQAHVPYPPDGGATASDEEWAEYVFYRDSPKGLMAERWVHSAGCRRWFNAVRDTVSYRFEAVYRPGEPRPHVQGAR, encoded by the coding sequence ATGATGCTCATCCCCTGCCCGGAGTGCGGACCCCGGGACGAGAACGAGTTCTCCTACGGCGGTCAGGCGCACGTGCCCTACCCCCCGGACGGCGGCGCGACGGCGTCCGACGAGGAGTGGGCGGAGTACGTGTTCTACCGCGACTCACCGAAGGGCCTGATGGCCGAGCGGTGGGTGCACAGCGCCGGCTGCCGCCGCTGGTTCAACGCCGTCCGCGACACCGTCAGCTACCGCTTCGAGGCCGTCTACCGGCCCGGTGAGCCCCGTCCGCACGTGCAGGGAGCCCGATGA
- a CDS encoding sarcosine oxidase subunit beta family protein: protein MTSRAARSVNAPAPPGAALPDHPEFLWRNPDPRKHYSIVIVGGGGHGLATAHYLARRGVTDVAVLERGWMAGGNMARNTTIIRSNYLWDASAGIYEHALKLWEGLAEDLDYPILFSQRGVLNLDHTLQDVRDSRRRVEANRLNGVDADWVDAAGAKELCPVLNVSDDIRYPVLGGTYQPRAGIAKHDYVAWGFARSADAAGIDLIQNCEVTGIDIAGGTVTGVQTSRGPITADRVALIGAGHTPVLAEMAGFRVPVTSHPLQALVSELLEPVHPTVVMSNAVHVYVSQAHKGELVMGAGIDPYVGYGQRGAFHVIERQMSAAVELFPIFARAHVLRTWGGTVDTTPDASPVVGTTPVENLFLNCGWGTGGFKATPGIGHVMAELLETGKVPDLAADFGLDRFTSGRLVDEHGAAAVAH from the coding sequence CTGACCTCCCGCGCCGCCCGATCCGTCAACGCGCCCGCCCCGCCCGGAGCCGCGCTGCCCGACCACCCCGAGTTCCTGTGGCGCAACCCGGATCCCAGGAAGCACTACTCGATCGTCATCGTCGGCGGCGGCGGTCACGGGCTGGCCACCGCGCACTACCTCGCGCGCCGCGGCGTCACCGACGTCGCCGTGCTCGAGCGCGGGTGGATGGCCGGCGGCAACATGGCCCGCAACACCACGATCATCCGGTCCAACTACCTGTGGGACGCCTCCGCCGGCATCTACGAGCACGCGCTGAAGCTGTGGGAGGGCCTGGCCGAGGATCTGGACTACCCGATCCTGTTCTCCCAGCGCGGGGTGCTCAACCTCGACCACACCCTGCAGGACGTCCGGGACTCCCGCCGCCGGGTCGAGGCCAACCGGCTCAACGGCGTCGACGCCGACTGGGTCGACGCCGCCGGCGCCAAGGAGCTCTGCCCGGTGCTCAACGTCTCCGACGACATCCGCTACCCCGTGCTCGGCGGCACGTACCAGCCGCGCGCCGGCATCGCCAAGCACGACTACGTCGCGTGGGGCTTCGCCCGTTCCGCCGACGCCGCCGGCATCGATCTCATCCAGAACTGCGAGGTCACCGGCATCGACATCGCCGGCGGCACGGTCACCGGCGTGCAGACCAGCCGCGGTCCGATCACCGCCGACCGGGTCGCGCTCATCGGCGCCGGCCACACGCCGGTCCTGGCCGAGATGGCCGGCTTCCGCGTCCCGGTCACCTCACATCCGTTGCAGGCACTGGTGTCCGAGCTCCTCGAGCCGGTGCACCCGACGGTGGTGATGAGCAACGCCGTGCACGTCTACGTCTCGCAGGCCCACAAGGGCGAGCTGGTCATGGGCGCCGGTATCGATCCCTACGTCGGCTACGGCCAGCGCGGTGCCTTCCACGTCATCGAACGGCAGATGAGCGCGGCGGTCGAGTTGTTCCCGATCTTCGCCCGCGCGCACGTGCTGCGGACCTGGGGCGGCACCGTCGACACCACCCCGGACGCCTCACCCGTCGTCGGGACCACCCCGGTGGAGAACCTGTTCCTCAACTGCGGCTGGGGCACCGGCGGTTTCAAGGCCACCCCCGGCATCGGCCACGTGATGGCCGAGTTGTTGGAGACCGGCAAGGTGCCCGACCTCGCCGCCGACTTCGGCCTGGACCGGTTCACCTCCGGTCGGCTCGTCGACGAGCACGGCGCCGCCGCCGTGGCGCACTGA